From Candidatus Poribacteria bacterium, a single genomic window includes:
- a CDS encoding gamma-glutamyltransferase, translating to MPNTQEIGWNAVSKTGAVAAGGAKAVAAGIEILEAGGNAADAAAGTILALNVTDHGACSIGGEVPLLIFNAEKREVKSLSGQGRAPLSQTAIDWYMENGIPNGDIKMAPVPSVVDLCTTTLKLYGTKTFENIVTPTLALLDTSEADWHSDLAVTLRRMVESEQKTSGSREEKIQAASDRFYGRNGADTDIADALEGFYIDKGGFLRKSDLAAHVTLVEDPVSVDYRGYTVHKCGTWTQGPYLCQALRLLEGFDLKAMGNASADYVHVVTEALKLAMADRDAYYGDPEFVDVPLSKLLSDAYTEIRRPLIDMQKASHEARPGDVDNMEPLKPGGVFRPGVGGTTTCAVADRWGNVVAATPSANVYHAGGMVGPTGVSYGNRLRSLNTTPGHPNCIQPGKRPRITLTPTLILKDGAPILAISVAGGDLQDQATMNLLLDFVEFGMLPEDAVTAPRFATAHHEDSFDPNPNRAQTFGQAGSLTINDSVSENVREELGNRGHQLRAHGGAIAAPSMIHIDKDSGTFYAAGDPAAGRHAAGLA from the coding sequence ATGCCAAATACTCAAGAAATTGGATGGAATGCTGTTAGTAAAACTGGAGCCGTTGCTGCCGGTGGGGCAAAAGCCGTTGCGGCAGGAATCGAAATTCTGGAAGCGGGCGGAAATGCGGCGGACGCAGCGGCGGGGACGATCCTCGCGCTCAATGTCACAGATCACGGTGCCTGTTCTATCGGGGGTGAGGTCCCACTCCTTATCTTCAACGCGGAAAAGCGGGAAGTGAAATCACTCTCCGGACAGGGGCGAGCACCGCTCTCGCAAACCGCCATTGATTGGTATATGGAAAACGGTATCCCGAATGGCGACATCAAAATGGCACCCGTGCCATCGGTTGTTGATTTGTGTACAACCACCCTCAAGTTGTATGGCACGAAGACGTTTGAAAACATCGTCACACCGACACTCGCACTGCTTGATACTAGTGAGGCGGACTGGCATTCTGACTTGGCGGTCACTTTGCGTCGGATGGTCGAGTCGGAACAGAAAACATCTGGGAGCCGTGAAGAAAAAATCCAAGCCGCAAGCGATCGGTTTTACGGACGGAACGGTGCTGATACCGATATTGCCGATGCCTTGGAAGGTTTTTACATTGACAAGGGTGGGTTTCTCCGTAAGTCAGACCTCGCTGCCCATGTTACGCTTGTTGAAGACCCCGTATCGGTGGATTACCGAGGGTATACGGTGCACAAGTGCGGGACTTGGACGCAAGGTCCTTATCTCTGCCAAGCACTGCGTTTATTGGAAGGTTTCGATCTCAAAGCGATGGGTAACGCCTCGGCAGACTATGTGCATGTGGTTACGGAAGCACTCAAACTGGCGATGGCTGATCGCGATGCCTATTACGGCGACCCGGAGTTTGTGGATGTTCCGTTATCCAAGCTGCTTTCGGATGCCTATACTGAGATCCGCCGACCATTGATTGATATGCAGAAGGCATCACACGAAGCCAGACCCGGTGATGTGGATAACATGGAGCCATTAAAACCGGGCGGTGTCTTTCGACCTGGCGTAGGTGGAACAACGACCTGTGCAGTTGCTGACCGGTGGGGGAATGTCGTCGCTGCGACACCGAGTGCTAATGTCTATCACGCAGGCGGTATGGTCGGACCGACAGGTGTCAGTTATGGTAACCGCTTACGAAGTCTCAACACAACGCCAGGGCATCCGAACTGTATCCAGCCCGGAAAGCGTCCGAGAATTACGCTCACCCCGACACTGATTCTTAAGGACGGTGCTCCAATTTTAGCAATTAGCGTTGCAGGCGGAGACTTGCAAGATCAAGCGACGATGAATTTACTGCTCGATTTCGTTGAGTTCGGCATGCTACCGGAAGATGCTGTTACAGCCCCACGCTTCGCCACTGCCCATCACGAAGATTCGTTCGATCCGAACCCGAACCGTGCACAAACATTCGGGCAAGCGGGTTCGTTGACTATCAACGACAGTGTGAGTGAAAACGTCAGGGAAGAACTTGGTAATCGCGGGCATCAACTTAGGGCACATGGAGGTGCCATTGC